gcaGCCTCGTTGCACGCGCGCCCGCGCACGCGCCCCGGACACGCCCCCTCGGCGCCCCCCGGCGCGCCCCTACACCGGCGTGGTTTTCCTGTTGAGCGTGTTGGTGTTGGAGGCGGCGGCCTCCTTGGCCAGGGTCCCGGGGGCTGGCGCCGCGGGCgcaggcggggcgggggcgggcgcggcgggcggCCCGGTGACCGTGACCGTGACCCCGCCGCCCGCCTCCTTGGGGAAGGCATTGTGCAGCGTGAGGAAGCCGGGCGCCCCCCCGCGGTCCCGCTCggcgcccgccccgccgccgccgccgcccgcgcccgccgccgcgcCGCCGTACGCCCCGCCGGctccgccaccgccgccgccgccgccgccggcccccgCCAGCCCCGCGGCCACGCTGCCCTTGGACGGGTCGCGGCTGAGAGTGTACATGGAGATGTCCGTGGAGGCGAAGCCCGGGCCCCCGGCGCCGCCGGGAGACGCGTCCCGCGACGGCGACGGCTCGCTGGAGCGGGAGCTAGAGCGGGAGCGGCGGCGGTAGCGGAAGCGGTAACTGGGCAGACGGAGGATGGCCGAGGGGCCGCTCCCGCCACTgccgcccgcgcccccgccgGCCTTGAGCAGGTCCGAGCGAGACTGGCAGTGCGCCTCGCGGCTGCGCTCGATGTAGATGTTGACGGCCAGCACGCCGATCACCTCGGCCAGGATGAACGACAGCCCGCCGAAGTAGAAGGACCAGCCGTACGAGTAGTGGTTCTTCTTCTCCTCGTCCCGCTTCGGACCCGGCTCGCCCGCGTTGGCCGAGATGTACACGATCACGCCGATGATGTTGCTCAGGCCTGGGCGGGGACGGTCAGACGGGAGCCTGGAGgccacccccggccccgcccccgccccgccccgcccgtcCCAGCCCggccccaggtgccctgaactcTTCCAGGGctgccccgggccccgccccggcTGGTCTAAGCTCCACCCCCGGACGGTGTAGGCTCCGCTCTAAGTGCTCCCTGTCCCgtcccaggtgccctgaactcCTCCGGAGCTGCCCAGGCCCCGGAAATCGTCTGGTCTAAGCTCCACCCCCTGGCGGTATAGGCCCCGCCCCAAGTGCCCCCTGTCACGCCCCAGACGGCCCCTTCCAGTCCCAAGTGCTGTAAACTCCTCCCCACctggcccaggccccgccccaaGTGCTCCCTATCCTTACCCACCAGTCCCAGCCCCGCCCCAGGTTCCCGGAACTCCAACCCAGCTGGCTCAGGCCCCGCCCCTTCTGGCCTAAGCTCCACCCCCAGGCGGCATAAGCCCTGCCCCAAATGCTCCGTCCTGACCCGGACGGTCCATGTCCTGTCCCAGGTTTCTAAATTCCTCCCCGGCTAGCCCATGTTCCACCCCGCATTGGTCTAAGACCCACGCCCCGGTGGTGTAGGCCCCCTCCCCAAATGCTCCCTATCCCGCACTGGATGGTTCCTGTCCTGTCCCAGGTGCCCCGAACCCCTCCCAACCTGGCCCAGGCTCCGCCCTGCGCTGGTCTAAGCTCCACCCCCAGGTGGCATAGGCCCCGCCCTAGATAGTCCTCACCCTATCCCAGGTGTCCTACACTCCAACCAAGAGGTGCAGACCCCGCCCAGGCGGACCTAAGTCCCACCCCAGGGCGGTGTAGGCCCCGCCCCTGTTGGTCTAAGCCCCAACCCCTGGAGGTGTAGGCCCCACCCCGAATAGTCCCTGCGCGGTCCCAGGTCCTCTAAacttccccctgccccagctaACCCAGGCCCTGCCCCAAAACAGCCTAGTCTGGACCACGCCCCAGCCCCACGGCCCTAGGCGGTTCAGGCCCTGGCTGGCCCGAGTCCTGTCACAGATGGTCTAAACTCCTCCCGAGTTGATCTAGGGCCCACCCCTAGAGGGCCGAACTCCCAGTGAGCCCAGGCCCTGCTTAGTCTGGTCTAAACCCTGCCTGTGATGAGGTGATCCCAGCCTGTGTTTACAGGCCCTACCCCGGCTGGTCTAACTCTACCCTTAACGTTATAAAGCTGGGTTTTCTCTTGGGCCCTATGCTCCTTTAAACTCTGTTAATGAGGTACTTCTGTCTGATTCTCTAGGCCCGGTACCTTGCTGATGTAAACTCTTCATGGTATTAACCCAGACTGGTTATCTAGTCTAGGCCCTCCCCCTGCTGGTCTAAAATTCGTCTTTACTAGAGCACGttcacacacacccacccacccgtcTACCCTAAGCCCGCCTCCAACTTGTCAAACCCCGCCCCCTGCGGGTCCCCTCTTACTCCTGGCCCCCGCCTTTCTAGTCCTCTGGCTCAAAAGCATATCTTGACCCACCGCCAAAGCACACCCTGCTCTTTATGCTAAATCCTTCCCCTTCTCCGAATTCTGCCCCCTGGAATTTCCGAGCACTACTCATTTCATGTAGAaaagcgggggagggaggagggagaggagcgtGGGGAGCCTCACTCCAAGTTGGTCTGGATGGTTTTCCAGCACCAGCCTCTTCTTGGATCCACCAAGGTCCACGAGGCCCCGCCCCCTAAAGCAGGTTCCTCCCCCTCTATCTGCAGCCAAATTACTTTCTCCCGGTCCCGCCCAGTCCTCGGATGCCAGCCCCACCCATCAATCCCCAAGATCCCGACTGTCTCAAGGCCCCACCCCCTTCACCAAGCCCCGCCCCTTCCGTCTCCATAACCGCGCGGGTTTTGGAACCTAAACTCCCGGCAATCCCGATTACACGCTAGACACCTGTCAGTGCTGGgttgttcccctcccccccactccgaAGACGGCGCTAAGGCGACACCTACCTTGCCCAGCGGGTGGCGATGGAGCTTAGGAAGAGCCTAGGAAGGCTCTAGGCCCCCACAGGCGCCTGGGGCAGGGTGGCTTTGCAAACGCGccggcacacacacacacacacacacacacacacacacacgcacacacgcgcgcgcacacacgcacacacgtgtgcgcgcgcgcgcgcaggtGGGCCGCCCCAGCCGGccgcccccctccctctgcctctcacctgctgcCACGAACAGGATCCCTGCGCCCAGAATGATGTTCCTCTTGGATTTGTAGACCCGGGAGGCCGCCACGCACACGCCCCCGAGCAGCAGCAGGATGGCGCTGAGGATGGGAAAGATGCTGGAGGCCCGGACGACTCCTgcgagggaaaggaggggagagagagggtggggagccaGGGAGTCAGATGCGGCCCTTTGCTCCCCTCACCAGTTTTCGTCTCCGCTTCTCTCGCTGGAatcctcccattctctctctctgcctgtgttcTGATTATTtcgttttttgtttcattctctcccctttaaaatttctctatttctcgGTCTCATCTCCTCTCCCGCCTTTTTCTTcgtccttttctttctccctcgggctatttttctctctcctggcgtatttatttttctttttcctttctcaaaatcactctccctctctctgaacttcTCTGtgacccctctctctttctctctttgccctccttcTCTgcgtatttctttcctttctccagatCTATCAAATCTTTTAATATCTTATCCACCACCCCTTTCTGCCTGGCTTCATGTCCCTCTTTGggctcccctcctttcctccccttctgtgTCACCCCCATGCTTCTGCTTGGCTCCATCTATTGCTCCGGTCTTCgcttgtgtgtgtctgtctgtcttgtctgtctttctctctgcagtctttcccacccaccctccaAACCACAGCAAACGGATTTTGCGATTTCTGAGCTGGCTGAGGCCGCAGCCAATCATAATTCAGGATTTGCCGCGTTCTCGGCGTAGCTACCAATCGCATCACCGGCTTCCCCAGCCTGCTCGAGAGAGTGGCCAGTCCGCGCCGCAGATTGCCTCACGGCCCAGGGCGCACTGGCCAATCCCAGCCCAGACACCGACAGCCAGTCACAGAGCAGTGTTGCCAAGGGCGCCGAGCAGCAAGGCGGCCAATCCCCTCCCAGGATCCCCCATCAGCCCGCCTCGAGGTGAGAGGAGGGGGCGGGAGAGGGATCACTGAGCCAATAGGGAGCCAGAGGATCTCAGCATCTGGATTTGGATTGGCTGACAAGTTCATCTCCGCGTGTCGATCTAAGTGccgctccccagccccctctccgCTCTCTAGGCGCCCCTCCCCGTCCCAGCAGCGCCCCCACTCTGACCCAGACCCCCACGTACGGAGCAGATACTCCGCGCTGTCATGGTCGTAGTCCGTGTCCTCCGGGAAATGGTTGATCTTCACGCAGACACCTCTTTTCAACCCTGGAGGGggatgggggtgatggtggggggtgTACTTAAGAGTTGGGAGAACTCCCCTGTGAGAGACGACCCCTCTTCCCCaaatcccttcttccttctgggcCTACTGAGAGACAGGACATCCTTGCTCCTGGGCCTGTCAGCGTCTGGGACAAACTTTCAACCTCTCTGGCCTCGGTTTtcccaccaaaaaagaaaaagaaagaaaaacccacgCAACACTCGCTAAAAGGCCACAAGGACCCTTGCCCTGCAACCCGAGCTAGGACACTCAACCTCTCTGGCCTTCTGCCTACCCCTAAGAAAGAAGGTGCTGGTTTCGGCAATGTCAAGGCGCTCTGCAACTCTGAACTCGACGGGTCTGAAAATGCGTGAGAAAACCAAGGAGGGCACAGAAGGGGAGGACTACATTTCCCATGAGGCTCCATGGAGTCTTAAATCCAATTGTGAACGCTCAGCCCCAGTGGATCATGGGAGTTGTAGTCTCTTCTGTTCTGCCTCTAGGGAAAGGGATTCCGAGCCTCTTACCTGGAATCCTCGGGAAGTTGGAGTGGCTGGAACAAGTAGAGGCATTCGATGAGGTATGCCTCTAGACGTCATGCAGTCTTACCCCCTTCTTCCATCCCAGACTCCTCATCCTCACACCCTTTGGGGACCCGTCTTCTCTCTCACTTTGGGGACTTGGGGACGGTTCCTATTCTACTACCTCTAGCACACAGCTGGAGATTGATATGTaagcataaatataaatacacttaGTTTCCTCGATTCTCCAGGCTCCTTTCAACCTCCAGGCCTTTGCCCATGCTGTGGATTCCGTTCACATTCTTCACTGATGAAAAACTTACCCTGCAAGTGGGAGGCTCACAGGGTACCTGTTTGAGGAAGCTCTCCCTGTGCGCGCGCACGCCTCCTACCAAAGTTGGGTCAGTCTCCCCCTCCAGGAGAGCGGAGTTCCTCCGGGAACAGCGCCCTGCgatacccctccccctccctttttttttttttttttttttttttggcatgcaTAGGGTTCATTTATCAGCTCCTTCCTCAGCAAACTGGGAGTTTCTGCAGGGGGAAAGCATGGGGTCTGATTCCTCGTGTGTCCCTAGCATTGCCTGGCACAAAGGAGGCCTCAAGAAATgggtgttgaatgaatgaatgaaattatgaATGAATATAAGGATAGCAGAAGGGGAGGCTGGAGGCAGAAGATGGCAGGGAATGGAGATAAAGGAAAGGATTGGGAAGAAGGAATATAAGGCAGTGAGTAATTCCACTAATCGCTAACACTTGCTAAATGCTTCCTAGGTGGATTAACTCCCAAGAGTCCTATGAAATAGATAATGTTATTGGTGCTGGGCAGTGGCCAAACGTTGGGAATTGGAGCCACGCTGCTTGATAATGAAACTCGACGCCCTCGTGTCCTTATTCTGTGACCTTGTTGGTATTACTGAGGCCAATTGGCTTCAATCCTTTCACCTATAAAGAGGGGATGATAGGACCTATgtcatggggttgttgtgaggattgaatccAGGTAAAGAGATTTAGCACTTTCCATAGAACATAATTAAGTGCTCAGTTGATATCAGTCGATATACCCATTgtccagatgaggaagcagagacacagaaaggatTCATCAATTCACAgctgatggggggaggggtggaagc
This genomic interval from Panthera leo isolate Ple1 chromosome E2, P.leo_Ple1_pat1.1, whole genome shotgun sequence contains the following:
- the CACNG8 gene encoding voltage-dependent calcium channel gamma-8 subunit produces the protein MTIAISTDYWLYTRAFICNTTNLTAGDDAPAHRGGSGSSEKKDPGGLTHSGLWRICCLEGLKRGVCVKINHFPEDTDYDHDSAEYLLRVVRASSIFPILSAILLLLGGVCVAASRVYKSKRNIILGAGILFVAAGLSNIIGVIVYISANAGEPGPKRDEEKKNHYSYGWSFYFGGLSFILAEVIGVLAVNIYIERSREAHCQSRSDLLKAGGGAGGSGGSGPSAILRLPSYRFRYRRRSRSSSRSSEPSPSRDASPGGAGGPGFASTDISMYTLSRDPSKGSVAAGLAGAGGGGGGGGGAGGAYGGAAAGAGGGGGGAGAERDRGGAPGFLTLHNAFPKEAGGGVTVTVTGPPAAPAPAPPAPAAPAPGTLAKEAAASNTNTLNRKTTPV